One region of Cobetia sp. cqz5-12 genomic DNA includes:
- a CDS encoding type VI secretion system Vgr family protein, with the protein MSDSWVLDALLSSFDVSLSQNERLLTLEMSGADFIPHRLVGEERMSRPFAYTLDCISQNGDIELKTLMAQPAALSVRQADGSYRKLSGLVESAALLGEDGGVFYYQLTLVPWMAMLKLGRDSRIFQDLTVVEVIESVFSHHAIAQGEAQGGWRLDLRREYPARSYCVQYRESDFQFVNRLMEQEGLFYYFEHATDDSDFNGHRLVITDDVATCAPVEPQVIRFHRQDATELEDSITQWSGRRQQQPTRVSLGTFDYKQPGLEKRSGQDTRSDQGNLSEQEVYDYPGEYYFDDHSRGERLTVNRLEAHESRAKRFYGAGGIRQLKVGRWFELSQHARHEDGDSSEREFLVLGLTVCAENALPVSAHLKALPGSLQARMAEARQAHGLNESAHEDYADVGTGQYLIDFESQRLSQPYRPSLDHPRPNLGGPQTAIVVGPENEEIHTDSLNRVRVQFHWDRSEKGAADASCWLRVAQPNAGAGWGSVFVPRIGQEVIVDFLEGDVDRPLITGRVYNGDQTPQWHSNGLLSGLKSKTYRGNKYNELVFDDATDQERVRLNSEHEKSQLNLGYLIHQQGNTRGSFRGTGFELRSDAYGAIRANSGLMLSSWGQIAASGEQLDLSPAQQQLASAYQLANTLSDSATSHNAEALAARTQIKQASDDTQGTYGADDSGSRFDGSSAQSATNGGRGQAARLNAPWLHLTSPAGIASSTPESTHLAQGRSLSVTSGEDINLATGRSLVGAVVEKFSLFVQRSGIKLFAGKGKVEVQAQSDAMDLTAEKDVTITSTENDIDINAAKEILLTCGGAYVRLKDGNIELHAPGKIDVKGAQHSFGGPTSLNAAMTELPEGEDLLCPSKGQSAAANGDGVVES; encoded by the coding sequence ATGTCAGATTCATGGGTACTCGACGCCTTGCTGTCGTCGTTTGATGTCTCACTGAGCCAGAACGAGCGCCTGCTCACGCTTGAGATGAGCGGCGCGGACTTCATCCCGCATCGCCTGGTGGGGGAAGAGCGCATGTCGCGTCCCTTCGCCTATACCCTCGACTGCATCTCCCAGAATGGTGATATCGAACTCAAGACCCTGATGGCGCAGCCGGCGGCGCTCTCGGTGCGTCAGGCCGATGGCAGTTACCGCAAGCTCTCGGGGCTGGTCGAGTCCGCCGCGCTGCTCGGTGAGGATGGTGGCGTCTTCTATTACCAGCTGACGCTGGTGCCGTGGATGGCGATGCTCAAGCTCGGCCGCGACAGCCGTATCTTCCAGGACCTTACCGTCGTCGAGGTGATCGAGTCGGTATTCTCGCATCATGCCATCGCGCAAGGCGAAGCCCAGGGTGGCTGGCGGCTGGACCTGCGCCGCGAGTACCCGGCGCGCAGCTACTGCGTGCAGTATCGCGAGAGCGACTTCCAGTTCGTCAATCGCCTGATGGAGCAGGAAGGGCTGTTCTACTACTTCGAACATGCCACTGACGATAGCGACTTCAATGGCCACCGCCTCGTCATCACCGACGATGTCGCGACCTGCGCGCCGGTTGAGCCACAGGTAATCCGCTTCCACCGTCAGGACGCCACCGAACTGGAAGACTCCATCACCCAGTGGAGCGGCCGCCGTCAGCAGCAACCGACGCGCGTCAGCCTCGGGACGTTTGATTACAAGCAGCCGGGCCTGGAAAAACGTTCCGGTCAGGACACGCGCAGCGATCAGGGCAACCTCAGCGAGCAGGAAGTCTACGACTATCCCGGCGAGTACTACTTTGATGACCATTCGCGCGGCGAACGCCTGACCGTCAATCGCCTCGAGGCCCATGAATCCCGCGCCAAGCGCTTCTACGGGGCCGGGGGCATCCGCCAGTTGAAGGTCGGCCGCTGGTTCGAGCTCAGCCAGCACGCCCGCCATGAAGACGGCGACTCGAGTGAGCGCGAATTCCTCGTGCTGGGCCTGACCGTCTGCGCCGAGAATGCGCTGCCGGTCTCCGCGCACCTCAAGGCGCTACCGGGCAGCCTGCAGGCGCGCATGGCCGAGGCACGCCAGGCGCATGGCCTCAATGAAAGCGCTCACGAAGACTACGCCGATGTCGGCACCGGCCAGTATCTGATCGACTTTGAGAGCCAGCGCCTCAGTCAGCCGTATCGTCCGTCTCTCGATCATCCGCGCCCCAATCTGGGTGGCCCGCAGACCGCGATCGTCGTCGGCCCCGAGAACGAAGAGATCCACACCGATTCGCTCAACCGCGTGCGCGTGCAGTTCCACTGGGACCGCAGCGAGAAGGGTGCCGCTGACGCCAGCTGCTGGCTGCGTGTCGCGCAACCCAATGCCGGTGCTGGCTGGGGCAGTGTGTTCGTGCCGCGTATCGGCCAGGAAGTCATCGTCGATTTCCTCGAGGGCGACGTGGATCGGCCGCTGATCACCGGGCGGGTCTACAACGGTGATCAGACCCCGCAATGGCACTCCAATGGTCTGCTCTCCGGCCTCAAGAGCAAGACCTACCGCGGCAACAAGTACAACGAGCTGGTGTTCGATGACGCCACCGATCAGGAGCGTGTGCGCCTGAACTCGGAGCACGAGAAATCCCAGCTCAACCTCGGCTATCTGATCCACCAGCAGGGCAACACACGCGGCAGCTTCCGCGGTACCGGCTTCGAGCTGCGCTCGGACGCTTACGGCGCCATCCGCGCCAACAGCGGGCTTATGCTCAGTAGCTGGGGCCAGATCGCCGCCAGTGGCGAACAGCTCGATCTCTCTCCTGCGCAACAGCAGCTCGCCAGCGCCTATCAGCTGGCCAATACGCTCAGCGACAGCGCCACCAGCCACAACGCCGAGGCGCTTGCGGCGCGCACGCAGATCAAGCAGGCCAGCGACGATACCCAAGGCACCTATGGCGCCGATGACAGCGGTAGCCGCTTCGACGGTAGCTCAGCCCAGAGCGCCACCAATGGCGGGCGAGGGCAGGCAGCGCGCCTGAATGCGCCCTGGCTGCATCTCACATCCCCCGCCGGCATCGCCAGCAGTACGCCGGAATCGACGCACCTGGCACAGGGCCGCTCGCTCAGCGTCACCAGTGGCGAAGACATCAACCTGGCCACCGGGCGCAGTCTGGTAGGCGCCGTGGTTGAGAAGTTCTCGCTGTTCGTGCAGCGCTCCGGCATCAAGCTGTTTGCCGGCAAGGGCAAGGTCGAAGTTCAGGCGCAAAGCGATGCGATGGACCTGACGGCGGAAAAGGACGTCACCATCACCTCCACCGAGAACGACATCGATATCAATGCCGCCAAGGAGATTCTGCTCACCTGTGGTGGTGCCTACGTCCGCCTCAAGGACGGCAATATCGAACTCCACGCGCCTGGCAAGATTGATGTCAAAGGCGCGCAGCACAGCTTCGGTGGGCCGACGAGTCTGAATGCCGCGATGACGGAATTGCCGGAAGGCGAAGACTTGCTGTGTCCGAGTAAAGGACAAAGCGCTGCCGCCAATGGCGACGGTGTGGTGGAGTCCTGA
- a CDS encoding DUF4123 domain-containing protein, which produces MAMLDEAEFLQVARQAATESRLYRVVDPCNTPQRALSAKDQKSAGLVRNGFYAQTPSQKLYLQPVPSEMHLGKELEKERQQRSASLTTPVAFGGWVITAQPLSSVVSYFQRQLEQTTPEGKKALLRFHDPRVLERLEAILDREQLSALLGPVDQWIYLDNAHALQSIAPHSEQRHLGRLNLTLPQWSAIRRIGMLNHCLELYRTLPEESKAGYADAAIVDALLVAAKECGLEERQDISVFVLHGLVTTPMFYQHPIMRQLLSARATPDSRSTHSYISLTSKLESADWDKIMESREKV; this is translated from the coding sequence ATGGCCATGCTGGATGAGGCGGAATTCCTGCAGGTGGCAAGACAAGCGGCTACCGAGTCACGCCTGTATCGCGTGGTAGATCCGTGCAATACGCCGCAGCGCGCATTGAGTGCGAAGGACCAGAAATCCGCGGGCCTGGTACGCAACGGATTCTATGCCCAGACGCCATCGCAGAAACTCTATCTACAACCGGTGCCGTCAGAAATGCACCTGGGCAAAGAGCTGGAGAAGGAGAGGCAGCAACGCTCTGCAAGCCTCACCACTCCGGTCGCGTTCGGTGGCTGGGTCATCACAGCCCAGCCGCTCTCCAGCGTGGTGTCATATTTCCAGCGCCAACTTGAGCAGACGACCCCGGAAGGCAAGAAGGCGCTGCTGCGCTTTCATGACCCACGGGTATTGGAGCGCCTCGAGGCCATTCTTGATCGTGAGCAGCTATCGGCATTGCTGGGGCCTGTCGATCAGTGGATCTACCTGGATAACGCCCATGCACTGCAGAGCATCGCACCACACAGTGAGCAGCGTCACCTCGGGAGATTGAACCTGACATTGCCGCAGTGGTCTGCCATTAGACGGATAGGGATGCTGAATCATTGCCTGGAGCTCTATCGCACGCTGCCGGAAGAGAGCAAGGCCGGTTATGCGGATGCCGCAATCGTCGATGCGTTACTGGTCGCCGCAAAGGAGTGTGGTCTGGAAGAGCGACAGGATATCTCGGTCTTCGTGCTCCACGGGCTGGTCACAACCCCGATGTTCTATCAGCATCCGATCATGCGCCAGTTACTGAGCGCCAGAGCGACACCTGATTCACGCAGCACTCACAGCTATATCAGCTTGACCAGCAAGCTTGAGAGCGCCGATTGGGACAAGATCATGGAAAGCAGGGAAAAGGTATAA
- a CDS encoding T6SS effector BTH_I2691 family protein, which yields MSGQIVNQHVALSVVNGECRFCKRTGFPILPVRYAVCQRNDANQQIPELSEDRVKAFTDIKLDQTLENGKRTTRVVPSKVKEEIAHSTSSQVNKYILRQLRSGYLYLFDKDNPDGMYWSAFAITADGKYYQFPVKQPPSLDKMAMPCTLESGNRDGESDEEKVTRVKNESLQASLVTITTPDKSGDVYYAYTEHAWPEGFLDEVKSRILSGDPWCDKYLQKFNVPDWKAGVAQDHAFSLEELDQVAEYSPGAAGLDEQFWSSGPKRDLYSPEEMKQTMSERLRYASTDYEGRGLILAVNDEIGIIQELNAYRHQALAAVDDFFHPGEDLASKKMGEERKRKMLCKQAIDKFHKNFELLYPIAKLKEANSNISKLKKEISERDSALDMKIEAEADEDRREYYKSLKSQDSYFDGQLRVWQAVKHNKKIAADKVVKDHLDQLRDMYRTDDLEDFNDEYKKHTAHCHAILSLHDSDYALWVEESLLKVMSRYSTTDVSHGVYASNVASLSLKGGVLSPASGSLWRMLAKNIVNIEGLILRVLFFNNVSFISYACEKINSLKISEQLSVLDLVSWKEQSWSEIAFAVTSQNNLIAEKLVHRIRGNNNFSSAVIGSSLIALANYSSIGGSSDKSFSKEQSKAMKSFLCYQQMVSMIGPSSDEIPALIIKSYTMKISEYLKLMKSTSDYLRQETRGYDKTGVFKSSHGNVGNIQSDTIENDREIIVRLPSFVIFDNSDNKDASQANSYAEKREASALSQVIKTGFSVSQPVAEKIFGRYSKSAVALISLCSLMYNIVEDGIENEEGAADWSKILGVGVSMLQVTMSVVEGKAQLIGVTNYGTRWKIMGNSLGIAAGALAIWEGLELRGQRDEAVRLGHSVSAGNLEMMSSVSISGGVISIAIIGATLAVTLTVTLLVGLATLLIGYAHTTLVGPAVQTWVNRSILGKHSSQVQEFGDILSEQSSLELVFKGVVVELQYIKPDPSAMGPSAAQIYSMTHAGDVEIDIKLKVTVPATSSFYLKLEFIAIDVGDRIFNWEYKKEEGGKVAKLSRGNETYPSEGGNSQPGLAIEGDYYMLEWRKEITKNLNGENFFLRIFYKDSDTSVLKNDTMAIKVV from the coding sequence ATGTCAGGTCAAATAGTAAATCAGCATGTCGCTTTGAGTGTCGTGAATGGCGAATGTCGTTTCTGCAAGCGTACTGGCTTTCCGATCCTGCCTGTTCGATATGCTGTCTGCCAACGTAATGATGCCAATCAGCAAATCCCTGAACTGTCAGAAGACAGGGTGAAGGCTTTTACTGACATAAAGCTTGATCAGACACTTGAAAACGGTAAGCGTACCACGCGCGTGGTCCCCTCTAAGGTCAAGGAAGAGATAGCTCATAGCACCTCCAGTCAGGTCAATAAATATATCCTCCGCCAATTGCGCAGCGGTTATCTTTACTTGTTCGATAAAGACAACCCCGATGGCATGTATTGGTCTGCGTTTGCGATTACCGCTGATGGAAAATATTACCAGTTCCCCGTCAAGCAGCCCCCGTCTCTGGACAAGATGGCGATGCCGTGTACTCTCGAGTCAGGCAATAGGGATGGCGAGAGTGATGAAGAAAAAGTCACACGCGTAAAGAATGAATCGTTACAAGCCTCTCTGGTCACTATCACGACTCCTGACAAGAGCGGTGATGTGTATTATGCCTATACGGAACATGCATGGCCTGAAGGGTTTCTGGATGAGGTGAAATCCAGAATTCTCAGTGGTGATCCCTGGTGTGACAAGTATCTGCAGAAATTCAATGTTCCTGACTGGAAAGCAGGGGTGGCACAAGATCATGCTTTCAGCTTGGAAGAGCTGGATCAGGTCGCTGAATATAGTCCCGGTGCAGCAGGGCTGGATGAGCAATTCTGGTCCAGTGGACCAAAGCGTGATCTCTATAGCCCAGAAGAAATGAAGCAGACGATGAGCGAGCGTCTCAGATATGCCTCGACGGACTACGAGGGCAGAGGTTTGATCCTCGCGGTCAATGACGAAATAGGCATTATCCAGGAGCTCAACGCTTATCGTCACCAGGCGCTTGCCGCTGTGGATGACTTCTTCCATCCCGGTGAAGATTTGGCTTCAAAAAAAATGGGAGAAGAACGTAAGCGTAAGATGTTATGTAAGCAGGCTATTGATAAGTTTCACAAAAACTTTGAGCTTCTCTATCCTATCGCTAAGTTGAAAGAAGCTAATAGCAATATATCTAAGCTTAAAAAGGAAATTAGCGAGCGTGATAGCGCCTTGGATATGAAGATAGAGGCTGAAGCTGATGAAGATAGGAGAGAATATTATAAGTCGCTCAAATCTCAGGACTCATATTTTGATGGACAGCTTAGAGTCTGGCAGGCCGTAAAGCACAATAAAAAGATAGCGGCTGATAAAGTGGTAAAAGATCATCTTGATCAACTTCGTGATATGTATCGAACAGATGATCTTGAAGATTTTAATGATGAATATAAAAAGCATACTGCGCATTGTCATGCTATCTTGTCTTTGCATGATAGTGATTATGCGTTATGGGTTGAAGAAAGTTTACTGAAGGTTATGTCTCGCTATAGCACAACAGATGTGTCGCATGGGGTTTATGCAAGTAATGTAGCTTCATTATCTCTCAAAGGGGGTGTGTTATCGCCAGCGAGTGGTAGTTTATGGAGAATGTTAGCTAAGAATATTGTTAATATAGAAGGCTTGATACTTCGAGTATTGTTTTTTAATAATGTTAGCTTCATCAGTTACGCATGTGAAAAAATAAATTCATTGAAAATCAGTGAACAGCTTTCAGTCCTCGATCTCGTGTCTTGGAAAGAGCAGTCATGGAGTGAGATTGCTTTCGCTGTTACATCGCAAAATAATTTGATAGCAGAAAAGTTGGTTCATAGAATCCGGGGGAACAATAATTTTTCCTCTGCAGTAATAGGGTCTAGCCTAATTGCATTAGCTAATTATAGTAGCATCGGAGGAAGCTCTGATAAGAGTTTCTCCAAGGAACAATCGAAGGCAATGAAGAGTTTTTTGTGCTATCAACAAATGGTTAGCATGATAGGGCCGTCTTCAGACGAAATACCGGCCCTTATCATCAAAAGCTATACTATGAAAATTTCTGAGTATCTGAAGTTAATGAAATCAACTTCAGATTACTTGCGCCAAGAAACTAGAGGATATGATAAGACTGGTGTATTTAAATCTAGCCATGGCAATGTCGGTAATATCCAATCTGACACTATTGAAAATGATAGAGAAATAATTGTTCGTCTGCCAAGTTTTGTAATATTTGATAACTCAGATAACAAAGATGCTTCTCAGGCCAATAGTTATGCCGAGAAAAGAGAAGCCTCTGCTTTATCACAAGTAATAAAAACGGGCTTCAGTGTATCTCAGCCCGTTGCTGAAAAAATATTTGGGCGTTATTCTAAGTCAGCAGTAGCCTTAATTAGCCTTTGCTCGCTTATGTATAATATTGTTGAGGATGGTATCGAGAATGAAGAGGGTGCTGCAGATTGGAGTAAAATTCTAGGCGTTGGTGTATCCATGCTTCAGGTAACAATGAGCGTTGTTGAAGGTAAAGCCCAACTCATAGGAGTTACAAATTATGGAACTCGCTGGAAGATTATGGGAAATTCGCTTGGCATCGCTGCGGGGGCATTAGCGATATGGGAAGGCTTAGAATTGCGCGGTCAAAGAGATGAAGCTGTCAGGCTCGGACATAGCGTCTCAGCTGGTAACCTTGAGATGATGTCTTCTGTCTCAATAAGCGGTGGAGTCATATCAATCGCAATTATAGGAGCAACTCTAGCAGTTACCTTGACAGTTACTTTGTTGGTTGGATTGGCTACTCTATTAATAGGTTATGCTCACACTACATTGGTAGGGCCTGCTGTTCAAACATGGGTTAACCGTAGTATTTTAGGTAAACATTCTAGTCAAGTACAAGAGTTCGGTGATATTTTATCTGAGCAAAGCTCACTAGAGTTAGTCTTTAAAGGTGTAGTGGTTGAGCTCCAGTATATAAAGCCTGATCCTTCTGCGATGGGCCCATCAGCTGCTCAAATATACTCTATGACCCATGCGGGGGATGTTGAGATAGATATAAAACTCAAGGTCACAGTTCCCGCAACATCTAGTTTTTATTTAAAGCTTGAGTTTATAGCTATTGATGTCGGTGATCGTATATTTAACTGGGAGTATAAAAAAGAAGAAGGTGGCAAGGTAGCTAAACTCTCTCGTGGTAACGAGACTTATCCTAGCGAAGGTGGCAATAGTCAACCCGGATTGGCCATCGAAGGGGATTATTATATGCTTGAGTGGCGAAAAGAGATAACCAAGAATTTAAATGGTGAGAACTTCTTTTTGAGGATTTTCTATAAAGACAGCGATACTTCTGTTCTTAAAAATGACACTATGGCAATAAAGGTCGTGTAA